The following proteins are encoded in a genomic region of Streptomyces sp. NBC_01723:
- the groL gene encoding chaperonin GroEL (60 kDa chaperone family; promotes refolding of misfolded polypeptides especially under stressful conditions; forms two stacked rings of heptamers to form a barrel-shaped 14mer; ends can be capped by GroES; misfolded proteins enter the barrel where they are refolded when GroES binds) has product MAKIIAFDEEARRGLERGMNQLADAVKVTLGPKGRNVVLEKKWGAPTITNDGVSIAKEIELEDPYEKIGAELVKEVAKKTDDVAGDGTTTATVLAQALVREGLRNVAAGANPMALKRGIEKAVEAVSAALLEQAKDVETKEQIASTASISAADTQIGELIAEAMDKVGKEGVITVEESQTFGLELELTEGMRFDKGYISAYFATDMERMEASLDDPYILIANSKIGNVKDLLPLLEKVMQSGKPLLIIAEDVEGEALSTLVVNKIRGTFKSVAVKAPGFGDRRKAMLGDIAILTGGEVISEEVGLKLENASLDLLGRARKVVITKDETTIVDGAGSTDQVNGRVNQIRAEIENSDSDYDREKLQERLAKLAGGVAVIKAGAATEVELKERKHRIEDAVRNAKAAVEEGIVAGGGVALLQASQVFEKLELSGDEATGANAVKLALEAPLKQIAVNGGLEGGVVVEKVRNLQVGHGLNAASGEYVDMIAEGIIDPAKVTRSALQNAASIAALFLTTEAVIADKPEKAAAAGAPGGMPGGDMDF; this is encoded by the coding sequence ATGGCCAAGATCATCGCGTTCGACGAGGAGGCACGGCGCGGCCTCGAGCGCGGCATGAACCAGCTCGCGGACGCCGTCAAGGTGACGCTCGGCCCCAAGGGCCGCAACGTCGTCCTCGAGAAGAAGTGGGGCGCCCCCACGATCACCAACGATGGTGTCTCCATCGCCAAGGAGATCGAGCTCGAGGACCCGTACGAGAAGATCGGCGCCGAGCTGGTCAAGGAAGTCGCCAAGAAGACGGACGACGTCGCCGGTGACGGTACGACCACCGCGACCGTTCTCGCCCAGGCCCTGGTCAGGGAAGGCCTGCGCAACGTCGCGGCCGGCGCCAACCCGATGGCTCTGAAGCGCGGCATCGAGAAGGCCGTCGAGGCCGTCTCCGCCGCCCTGCTGGAGCAGGCGAAGGACGTCGAGACCAAGGAGCAGATCGCCTCCACGGCCTCCATCTCCGCCGCCGACACCCAGATCGGCGAGCTGATCGCCGAGGCCATGGACAAGGTCGGCAAGGAAGGCGTCATCACCGTCGAGGAGTCCCAGACCTTCGGTCTGGAGCTGGAGCTCACCGAGGGTATGCGCTTCGACAAGGGCTACATCTCGGCGTACTTCGCCACCGACATGGAGCGTATGGAGGCGTCGCTCGACGACCCGTACATCCTGATCGCCAACTCCAAGATCGGCAACGTCAAGGACCTGCTGCCGCTCCTGGAGAAGGTCATGCAGTCGGGCAAGCCGCTGCTGATCATCGCCGAGGACGTCGAGGGCGAGGCCCTGTCGACCCTGGTGGTCAACAAGATCCGCGGCACCTTCAAGTCCGTCGCAGTCAAGGCCCCGGGCTTCGGTGACCGCCGCAAGGCCATGCTCGGCGACATCGCCATCCTCACGGGCGGCGAGGTCATCTCCGAGGAGGTCGGCCTCAAGCTGGAGAACGCGTCCCTGGACCTCCTGGGCCGCGCCCGCAAGGTCGTCATCACCAAGGACGAGACCACCATCGTCGACGGCGCCGGCTCGACCGACCAGGTCAACGGCCGCGTCAACCAGATCCGCGCCGAGATCGAGAACAGCGACTCGGACTACGACCGCGAGAAGCTCCAGGAGCGCCTGGCGAAGCTGGCCGGCGGCGTGGCCGTCATCAAGGCCGGTGCCGCCACCGAGGTCGAGCTCAAGGAGCGCAAGCACCGCATCGAGGACGCCGTTCGCAACGCGAAGGCGGCCGTCGAGGAGGGCATCGTCGCCGGTGGTGGCGTGGCCCTGCTCCAGGCCTCCCAGGTCTTCGAGAAGCTGGAGCTGTCGGGTGACGAGGCGACCGGCGCCAACGCCGTGAAGCTCGCCCTGGAGGCCCCGCTGAAGCAGATCGCCGTCAACGGTGGTCTCGAGGGCGGCGTCGTCGTCGAGAAGGTGCGCAACCTCCAGGTCGGCCACGGCCTGAACGCCGCCTCCGGCGAGTACGTCGACATGATCGCCGAGGGCATCATCGACCCGGCGAAGGTGACCCGTTCCGCGCTGCAGAACGCCGCCTCCATCGCCGCGCTGTTCCTCACCACCGAGGCCGTCATCGCCGACAAGCCGGAGAAGGCCGCCGCGGCCGGTGCTCCGGGCGGCATGCCGGGCGGTGACATGGACTTCTGA
- a CDS encoding glucosyl-3-phosphoglycerate synthase: MLEEVERWLSARSWSAGDRPIRQLLAAKQATGQTVSVVLPALDEEATVGEIVTVIRRELMERAPLVDEIVVVDSGSSDRTSAVAAAAGARVVHRDAILPRVPAVPGKGEVLWRSLLVTGGDLVCFVDADLREFSADFVSGIVGPLLTEPDVQLVKAMYDRPLGTTPGQGGRVTELVARPLLNLHWPLLAGFVQPLGGEYAARRSLLERLPFPVGYGVELGMLVDALHLVGLDALAQVDVGVRIHHHQDGQALGRMSAAIYRTAQLRLARGHLVRPTLTQFERGPSGFEPRNHAVDTEERPPMREIAEYAARRVA, encoded by the coding sequence GTGCTGGAAGAAGTCGAGCGCTGGCTGAGCGCGCGTTCCTGGTCCGCCGGGGACCGGCCGATCCGGCAGCTGCTGGCCGCCAAACAGGCCACCGGGCAGACGGTCAGCGTGGTGCTCCCGGCCCTCGACGAGGAGGCGACGGTCGGCGAGATCGTCACGGTGATCCGCCGCGAGCTGATGGAGCGGGCGCCGCTCGTCGACGAGATCGTGGTCGTGGACTCCGGGTCGAGCGACCGTACGTCGGCGGTGGCCGCGGCGGCGGGCGCGCGCGTCGTGCACCGCGACGCGATCCTGCCGCGTGTCCCGGCGGTGCCGGGCAAGGGCGAGGTGCTGTGGCGTTCGCTGCTGGTCACCGGCGGCGACCTCGTCTGCTTCGTCGACGCCGACCTGCGCGAGTTCTCCGCCGATTTCGTCTCCGGGATCGTCGGCCCGCTGCTCACGGAACCGGACGTGCAGCTCGTCAAGGCGATGTACGACCGCCCCCTCGGCACCACTCCCGGCCAGGGCGGCCGGGTCACCGAGCTGGTGGCCCGCCCGCTGCTCAACCTGCACTGGCCGCTGCTGGCCGGCTTCGTGCAGCCGCTCGGCGGCGAGTACGCGGCCCGCCGCTCCCTGCTGGAACGGCTCCCCTTCCCCGTCGGCTACGGCGTCGAGCTGGGCATGCTGGTCGACGCCCTGCACCTGGTCGGCCTGGACGCCCTCGCCCAGGTCGACGTCGGCGTCCGCATCCACCACCACCAGGACGGCCAGGCCCTGGGCCGCATGTCCGCCGCGATCTACCGCACCGCCCAGCTCCGCCTGGCCCGCGGCCACCTGGTCCGCCCGACCCTCACCCAGTTCGAACGCGGCCCCTCGGGCTTCGAGCCCCGCAACCACGCCGTGGACACGGAGGAACGGCCACCGATGAGGGAGATCGCGGAGTACGCGGCGCGGCGGGTGGCGTGA
- the otsB gene encoding trehalose-phosphatase, giving the protein MGSHQDSTRADSPDRLPTPSTAAGRAGLDALLTDPGRAVIALDFDGTLAPIVADPDRARAHPDAVPALAALAPKVAAVAVITGRPAEVAVRHGGFADVPGLDHLVVLGHYGAERWDAATGTLTTPEPHPGVAAVRAELPALLERSGAGEGTWTEEKGHAVAVHTRRAPDPQAAFDVLRVPLTDLASRHGLIVEPGRMVLELRPPGMDKGAALRAYVRDTDAASVLYAGDDLGDLPAFAAVDVLRSEGTPGLLVCSGSDEVPDLHKSADLVVDGPTGVVRLLRALAARLA; this is encoded by the coding sequence ATGGGAAGCCACCAGGACTCCACCCGTGCCGACTCCCCGGACCGCCTGCCGACCCCCTCGACGGCGGCCGGACGCGCGGGGCTCGACGCGCTCCTCACCGACCCCGGCCGTGCGGTGATCGCACTGGACTTCGACGGCACGCTGGCCCCGATCGTCGCCGACCCCGACCGGGCGCGGGCCCACCCGGACGCCGTACCGGCGCTCGCGGCCCTCGCCCCTAAGGTCGCCGCCGTCGCGGTGATCACCGGCCGCCCGGCCGAGGTCGCCGTCCGGCACGGCGGCTTCGCGGACGTCCCGGGCCTGGACCACCTCGTCGTCCTCGGCCACTACGGCGCCGAGCGCTGGGACGCCGCCACCGGCACCCTCACCACGCCCGAACCGCATCCCGGTGTCGCCGCCGTCCGCGCGGAGCTGCCGGCCCTGCTGGAGCGGTCCGGGGCGGGGGAGGGCACCTGGACCGAGGAGAAGGGCCACGCGGTCGCCGTCCACACCCGCCGCGCCCCCGACCCGCAGGCCGCCTTCGACGTCCTGCGCGTCCCCCTCACCGACCTGGCCTCCCGGCACGGCCTCATCGTCGAACCGGGCCGCATGGTCCTCGAACTGCGCCCACCCGGCATGGACAAGGGCGCCGCGCTACGGGCGTACGTCCGGGACACGGACGCCGCGTCCGTCCTCTACGCCGGCGACGACCTCGGCGACCTCCCCGCCTTCGCGGCGGTCGACGTACTCCGCTCCGAGGGCACCCCGGGCCTCCTCGTCTGCAGCGGCAGCGACGAGGTCCCGGACCTCCACAAGAGCGCCGACCTGGTGGTCGACGGCCCGACGGGGGTGGTGCGACTCCTTCGCGCCCTGGCCGCGCGCCTCGCGTAG
- a CDS encoding alpha,alpha-trehalose-phosphate synthase (UDP-forming) translates to MASTFGAAQVLVASNRGPVSYEVGEDGALRAKRGGGGLVSGLSAIGPDAGALWVCSALGDGDREAVRRGVGEDGVRMLDVPADVHADAYNGIANSVLWFVHHMLYQTPLEPVFDAEFRRQWASYEAYNRAFAEALAEEAAEGAVAIVQDYHLTLVPGMLRELRPDLRIGHFSHTPWAPVDYFRLLPDDIAEQVLRGMLGADRLGFLTRRWADAFTACCDALVGGLGSTETGVHGLGADADFLRKRSHEADVDERMAALREEIGEGRRTIVRVDRTELSKNIVRGLLAYRELLATRPEWRERVVHVAFAYPSRQDLAVYRDYTAEVQRVADAVNEEFGTADWTPVVLHVKDDFARSLAAYRLADVALVNPVRDGMNLVAKEVPVVSDEGCVLVLSREAGAYEELGEDAVVVNPYDVSGTAEALHTALSVPPAERAERSKRLAAAGTALPPARWFLEQLEALRS, encoded by the coding sequence ATGGCTTCAACCTTCGGTGCTGCTCAGGTGCTGGTCGCCTCCAATCGGGGGCCGGTCTCGTACGAGGTGGGTGAGGACGGGGCGCTGCGCGCGAAACGGGGTGGTGGCGGGCTGGTCTCGGGGTTGTCGGCCATCGGGCCGGACGCGGGTGCGCTGTGGGTGTGCTCGGCGCTGGGCGACGGCGACCGCGAGGCGGTGCGGCGCGGGGTCGGCGAGGACGGCGTCCGGATGCTGGACGTGCCGGCCGACGTGCACGCGGACGCGTACAACGGGATCGCCAACTCGGTGCTGTGGTTCGTGCACCACATGCTCTACCAGACGCCCCTCGAGCCGGTCTTCGACGCGGAGTTCCGGCGGCAGTGGGCCTCCTACGAGGCGTACAACCGGGCCTTCGCCGAGGCGCTGGCCGAGGAGGCCGCCGAGGGCGCGGTCGCGATCGTGCAGGACTACCACCTGACGCTGGTGCCGGGGATGCTGCGCGAGCTGCGGCCGGACCTCAGGATCGGTCACTTCTCGCACACGCCGTGGGCGCCGGTCGACTACTTCCGGCTGCTGCCGGACGACATCGCCGAGCAGGTGCTGCGCGGCATGCTCGGCGCCGACCGGCTCGGGTTCCTCACCCGGCGCTGGGCGGACGCGTTCACCGCGTGCTGCGACGCCCTGGTGGGCGGGCTGGGCTCCACGGAGACCGGCGTGCACGGGCTCGGGGCGGACGCGGACTTCCTGCGGAAGCGGTCGCACGAGGCGGACGTGGACGAGCGGATGGCGGCCCTGCGGGAGGAGATCGGCGAGGGCCGCCGCACGATCGTGCGGGTGGACCGGACCGAGCTGTCCAAGAACATCGTGCGCGGGCTGCTGGCGTACCGGGAGCTGCTGGCGACGCGGCCGGAGTGGCGCGAGCGGGTGGTGCACGTCGCGTTCGCCTACCCCTCGCGGCAGGACCTCGCCGTGTACCGCGACTACACGGCCGAGGTGCAGCGGGTCGCGGACGCGGTCAACGAGGAGTTCGGCACGGCGGACTGGACGCCGGTAGTGCTGCACGTGAAGGACGACTTCGCGCGGTCGCTGGCGGCGTACCGGCTGGCCGACGTGGCCCTCGTCAACCCCGTGCGGGACGGGATGAACCTGGTCGCGAAGGAGGTGCCGGTCGTCTCCGACGAGGGGTGCGTGCTGGTGCTGTCGCGGGAGGCGGGGGCGTACGAGGAGCTGGGCGAGGACGCGGTGGTGGTGAACCCGTACGACGTGTCCGGGACGGCCGAGGCCCTGCACACCGCCCTGTCCGTCCCCCCGGCGGAGCGTGCCGAGCGCTCGAAGCGGCTGGCCGCGGCGGGCACGGCGCTGCCTCCGGCGCGGTGGTTTCTCGAGCAGTTGGAGGCGCTGAGGTCTTGA
- a CDS encoding DUF3263 domain-containing protein — translation MDLGELAERERGILALERRGFPGPGAKERAIREELGLAPVRYYQLLNALLDDPRALATDPVTVNRLRRIRESRRSER, via the coding sequence ATGGACCTGGGAGAGCTGGCCGAGCGGGAGCGCGGCATCCTCGCACTGGAGCGCCGCGGCTTCCCCGGCCCCGGCGCCAAGGAACGCGCGATCCGCGAGGAGCTGGGCCTGGCCCCCGTCCGCTACTACCAGCTCCTCAACGCCCTCCTGGACGACCCCCGCGCCCTGGCCACGGACCCGGTCACGGTCAACCGCCTCCGCCGGATACGGGAGTCCCGCCGCTCGGAGCGGTGA
- a CDS encoding NADH:flavin oxidoreductase, translating into MTVTPVEAASRAARILARPATINGLTVPNRIAMAPMTRMFSPGGVPGEDVVSYYSRRAAAGVGLIVTEGTYVGHDSAGQSSRVPRFHGEEQLAGWAKVAEAVHAAGGTIVPQLWHIGMVRKAGQPPFADAPAVGPSGLRIGEDEVTGTAMTRRDLDDVIGAFAQAAADAERIGFDGVEIHGAHGYLVDQFLWSGTNRRTDAYGGDPVARTRFAAEIVAAVREKVSPEFPVIFRYSQWKQEAYDARLAETPEELEAILAPLASAGVDAFHASTRRYWLPEFDGSDLNLAGWTKKLTGRTTITVGSVGLDGDFTKAFLGEGAPVGSLDNLLDRLERDEFDLVAVGRALLQDPLWAEKVLAGRFDSLAPYDAASLKTLS; encoded by the coding sequence GTGACCGTCACCCCCGTCGAGGCCGCCTCCCGCGCCGCCCGGATCCTCGCCCGCCCGGCCACCATCAACGGACTCACCGTGCCGAACCGCATCGCGATGGCGCCGATGACCCGGATGTTCTCCCCGGGCGGCGTCCCCGGTGAGGACGTGGTGTCGTACTACTCCCGCCGGGCCGCCGCCGGTGTCGGCCTGATCGTCACCGAGGGGACGTACGTCGGTCACGACTCCGCCGGGCAGAGCAGCCGGGTGCCGCGGTTCCACGGCGAGGAGCAGCTCGCCGGGTGGGCGAAGGTCGCCGAGGCGGTGCACGCGGCGGGCGGCACGATCGTGCCCCAGCTGTGGCACATCGGCATGGTGCGCAAGGCCGGCCAGCCGCCCTTCGCGGACGCCCCCGCCGTCGGCCCGTCCGGGCTGCGCATCGGCGAGGACGAGGTCACCGGCACGGCCATGACCCGGCGCGACCTGGACGACGTCATCGGCGCCTTCGCCCAGGCCGCCGCGGACGCCGAGCGCATCGGCTTCGACGGCGTGGAGATCCACGGCGCCCACGGCTACCTCGTCGACCAGTTCCTGTGGTCCGGCACCAACCGCCGCACCGACGCCTACGGCGGCGACCCCGTGGCCCGCACCCGGTTCGCCGCCGAGATCGTGGCCGCCGTACGGGAGAAGGTCTCGCCGGAGTTCCCCGTGATCTTCCGCTACTCGCAGTGGAAGCAGGAGGCCTACGACGCCCGCCTCGCCGAGACCCCCGAGGAGCTGGAGGCGATCCTCGCCCCGCTCGCCTCGGCCGGCGTCGACGCCTTCCACGCCTCCACCCGCCGCTACTGGCTGCCCGAGTTCGACGGCTCCGACCTCAACCTCGCCGGCTGGACCAAGAAGCTGACCGGCAGGACCACCATCACCGTCGGCTCGGTCGGCCTCGACGGCGACTTCACCAAGGCGTTCCTGGGCGAGGGCGCCCCCGTCGGCAGCCTCGACAACCTCCTCGACCGCCTGGAGCGCGACGAGTTCGACCTCGTCGCCGTCGGCCGTGCGCTGCTCCAGGACCCGCTGTGGGCCGAGAAGGTCCTCGCCGGACGCTTCGACAGCCTCGCGCCCTACGACGCGGCCTCGCTGAAGACCCTCAGCTGA
- the thrC gene encoding threonine synthase, whose product MAVQTAETSTNTPGATDTTVDLGPAAALSCRECGHRVPLGPLFACQECFGPLEIAYDFSAYDTEELRKRIEAGPANIWRYAPLLPVPADVADKPNINPGWTKLVKADNLARELGVTGGLYVKDDSGNPTHSFKDRVVAQALEAARAFGFTTLSCSSTGNLAGAVGAAAARAGFRSCVFIPHDLEQGKVVMAAVYGGELVGIQGNYDDVNRFCSELIGDPAGEGWGFVNVNLRPYYAEGSKTLAYEICEQLGWRLPDQIVVPIASGSQLTKIDKGLQELIKLGLVEDKPYKIFGAQAEGCSPVSTAYKAGHDVVRPQKPDTIAKSLAIGNPADGPYVLDIARRTGGAVEDVTDEQVVDAIKLLARTEGIFAETAGGVTVGVTKKLVESGVLDPSLTTVVLNTGDGLKTLDAVAGTGLTATIRPNLDSFREAGLA is encoded by the coding sequence ATGGCTGTGCAGACTGCCGAAACCTCCACGAACACCCCGGGCGCCACCGACACCACGGTCGACCTCGGCCCCGCCGCCGCGCTGAGCTGCCGGGAGTGCGGCCACCGGGTCCCGCTCGGCCCGCTCTTCGCCTGCCAGGAGTGTTTCGGCCCGCTGGAGATCGCCTACGACTTCTCGGCCTACGACACCGAGGAGCTGCGCAAGCGGATCGAAGCGGGCCCCGCGAACATCTGGCGCTACGCCCCCCTGCTGCCCGTCCCCGCCGACGTGGCCGACAAGCCGAACATCAACCCGGGCTGGACCAAGCTGGTCAAGGCCGACAACCTGGCCCGCGAGCTGGGCGTCACCGGCGGTCTCTACGTCAAGGACGACTCCGGCAACCCGACGCACTCCTTCAAGGACCGTGTCGTCGCCCAGGCCCTGGAGGCCGCCCGCGCCTTCGGCTTCACCACCCTCTCCTGCTCCTCCACCGGCAACCTGGCCGGCGCCGTCGGCGCCGCCGCCGCCCGGGCCGGCTTCCGCTCCTGCGTGTTCATCCCGCACGACCTGGAGCAGGGCAAGGTCGTCATGGCCGCCGTCTACGGCGGCGAGCTGGTCGGCATCCAGGGCAACTACGACGACGTGAACCGTTTCTGCTCCGAGCTGATCGGCGACCCGGCCGGCGAGGGCTGGGGCTTCGTCAACGTCAACCTGCGGCCGTACTACGCCGAGGGCTCCAAGACCCTCGCCTACGAGATCTGCGAGCAGCTCGGCTGGCGGCTGCCCGACCAGATCGTCGTCCCGATCGCGTCCGGCTCCCAGCTCACGAAGATCGACAAGGGGCTCCAGGAGCTGATCAAGCTCGGTCTGGTCGAGGACAAGCCGTACAAGATCTTCGGCGCCCAGGCCGAGGGCTGCTCGCCGGTGTCCACGGCGTACAAGGCGGGCCACGACGTCGTGCGCCCGCAGAAGCCGGACACCATCGCCAAGTCGCTGGCCATCGGCAACCCCGCCGACGGCCCCTACGTCCTGGACATCGCGCGCCGCACCGGCGGCGCGGTGGAGGACGTGACCGACGAGCAGGTCGTGGACGCGATCAAGCTGCTCGCCCGGACCGAGGGCATCTTCGCGGAGACCGCCGGCGGCGTGACCGTCGGCGTCACGAAGAAGCTGGTCGAGAGCGGTGTGCTGGACCCGTCGCTGACCACGGTCGTCCTCAACACCGGCGACGGCCTCAAGACCCTGGACGCGGTGGCCGGCACCGGCCTGACCGCGACCATCCGCCCCAACCTGGACTCCTTCCGAGAGGCTGGCCTCGCATGA
- a CDS encoding MoaD/ThiS family protein — translation MSVTVRIPTILRTYTGGKAEVDAQGANLGEVISDLEKNHTGIAARVLDDQGKLRRFVNVYVNDDDVRFEQGLETATPDGAGVSIIPAVAGG, via the coding sequence ATGAGCGTGACCGTTCGCATCCCGACCATCCTGCGCACCTACACCGGCGGCAAGGCCGAGGTCGACGCCCAGGGTGCCAACCTGGGTGAGGTCATCTCCGACCTGGAGAAGAACCACACCGGCATCGCCGCCCGCGTCCTGGACGACCAGGGCAAGCTGCGCCGCTTCGTCAACGTCTACGTCAACGACGACGACGTGCGCTTCGAGCAGGGCCTGGAGACCGCGACCCCGGACGGCGCGGGCGTCTCCATCATCCCGGCGGTCGCCGGCGGCTGA
- a CDS encoding cold-shock protein — MAQGTVKWFNAEKGYGFIAVDGGADVFVHYSAIQMDGYRTLEEGQRVEFEISQGQKGPQADMVRLSA; from the coding sequence ATGGCTCAGGGCACCGTCAAGTGGTTCAACGCGGAGAAGGGGTACGGCTTCATCGCGGTCGACGGTGGTGCGGATGTTTTCGTCCACTACAGCGCGATTCAGATGGACGGCTACCGCACCCTCGAAGAAGGCCAGCGGGTCGAGTTCGAGATCTCGCAGGGTCAGAAGGGCCCGCAGGCCGACATGGTTCGCCTCAGCGCCTGA
- a CDS encoding carboxylesterase/lipase family protein, whose protein sequence is MTIPGPVESVEPVVRTAAGAVRGRAEDGLTVFRGIPFAEPPVGAGRFAAPRPARPWDGIRDAYAFGPPPPQDLGIAGPPGALPQGDDWLTVNVWTPEPDPAARRPVMVWIHGGAYKLGHSGSPGYDARRIAADGDLVVVTLNYRLGMEGFAHIEGAPANRGLLDQVAALEWVRDNVAAFGGDPGRVTVFGESAGAGSVAALLAMPRAAGLFGRAIAQSVPGTFFSPELARDLGTALAAEAGLRPTVADLGTVPPEQLVKVGQALAPRMPGRVDRWGQAAPTVTPYAPVVDGEVLPVTPWQALASGASRDVDLVVGHNRDENRLFTMMAGKLGSIGEERAAAALRLYAPGGEAAYRAAFPDASANDLYERVQTDWLFGMPSLHLAEAHLAGGGRAHVYELTWAAPADGGALGACHALDVPLLFGTFAADVGALLFAGTEPSPEALALSSRFRSSWTAFARTGDPGWPEYDTERRLVQVLDTEPVVAPYPEEASRRLWEGHEFPALPLVGRGA, encoded by the coding sequence ATGACGATCCCTGGACCCGTGGAGTCAGTGGAACCCGTGGTGCGCACGGCCGCCGGTGCGGTGCGCGGGCGCGCGGAGGACGGGCTGACCGTCTTCCGCGGCATTCCCTTCGCCGAACCCCCGGTGGGCGCGGGCCGGTTCGCCGCCCCGCGCCCCGCCCGCCCCTGGGACGGCATACGCGACGCGTACGCCTTCGGCCCGCCGCCCCCGCAGGACCTCGGCATCGCGGGCCCGCCCGGTGCGCTTCCCCAGGGCGACGACTGGCTGACGGTCAACGTCTGGACACCGGAGCCCGATCCGGCCGCTCGCCGCCCGGTGATGGTCTGGATCCACGGCGGCGCCTACAAACTCGGCCACTCCGGCAGCCCCGGCTACGACGCCCGCCGCATCGCCGCCGACGGCGACCTCGTCGTCGTCACCCTCAACTACCGCCTCGGCATGGAGGGTTTCGCCCACATCGAGGGCGCCCCCGCCAACCGGGGTCTGCTCGACCAGGTGGCCGCGCTGGAGTGGGTGCGGGACAACGTCGCCGCGTTCGGCGGCGATCCGGGCCGGGTCACCGTCTTCGGGGAGTCCGCGGGCGCCGGTTCCGTGGCCGCGCTGCTCGCCATGCCGCGCGCCGCCGGACTCTTCGGGCGGGCCATCGCGCAGAGCGTGCCGGGCACCTTCTTCTCGCCGGAACTGGCCCGGGACCTCGGCACCGCCCTCGCCGCCGAGGCCGGTCTGCGCCCCACCGTCGCCGACCTCGGCACCGTCCCTCCCGAGCAGCTCGTCAAGGTGGGTCAGGCCCTCGCCCCGAGGATGCCCGGCCGCGTCGACCGCTGGGGACAGGCAGCGCCCACCGTCACCCCGTACGCCCCGGTCGTCGACGGCGAGGTCCTGCCGGTGACCCCCTGGCAGGCGCTCGCCTCCGGCGCCTCCCGCGACGTCGACCTGGTCGTCGGTCACAACCGCGACGAGAACCGCCTGTTCACCATGATGGCGGGCAAGCTCGGCTCCATCGGCGAGGAGCGGGCGGCCGCGGCCCTGCGCCTGTACGCGCCGGGCGGCGAAGCGGCCTACCGCGCGGCGTTCCCGGACGCCTCCGCGAACGACCTCTACGAACGGGTCCAGACGGACTGGCTGTTCGGCATGCCCTCACTCCACTTGGCCGAGGCGCACCTCGCCGGCGGGGGCCGCGCCCACGTCTACGAGCTGACCTGGGCGGCCCCGGCCGACGGAGGCGCCCTCGGCGCCTGTCACGCCCTGGACGTCCCGCTGCTCTTCGGCACCTTCGCGGCGGACGTCGGCGCCCTCCTCTTCGCCGGCACGGAACCGTCCCCGGAGGCATTGGCCCTGTCGTCCCGCTTCCGGTCGTCCTGGACGGCGTTCGCGCGCACGGGCGACCCCGGCTGGCCGGAGTACGACACGGAACGGCGCCTGGTCCAGGTCCTCGACACGGAGCCGGTCGTCGCGCCGTACCCGGAGGAGGCGTCCCGGCGCCTGTGGGAGGGCCACGAGTTCCCGGCGTTGCCCCTCGTGGGACGGGGCGCGTGA